The Sciurus carolinensis chromosome 5, mSciCar1.2, whole genome shotgun sequence genome segment AGGGAATAGTTCCTTTAAGatgactttgttttaaaaataaattgggaaATTACCCAAAGAGCAATGTGCTAAaacctcatttttttccccctgttcaAAAAGTACTTGGGCTAGCCAAGTTTGTTTCTAGCATTTTCCTCACCCCTTATTGTCCAAGTTGCTTCCTGTTCCTCAAATTGtcctttcaagattttctatttaacACAAGTtagaatatttattgaactgaTATTCTAAGGATAATCCCTTGGAGTAAAAGTAATACTCTTGAGTGAATGGCTTtgtcttttttaaaggaaagcagGGTGTCAGCAAGCAGGTTAGAGTTTCCTAACATCTAAATTAGCCCCACATAGAACCTGGGGTCTTCCACAAGTACCAAAAAAAGCTCTCTTGGAATGGAAATTTCATCTTAAATCATGCCTGTTGTTTTGGTAATGtttaaaataccaaagaaaattGATAGTTATTTTCTGAAACCACCTTAAGACAggagatgaaaataatttttatggtttAAAAAGTGTTCTGATTCATATAAAGACATTTTCTCTCTAAAAAGGCTGGCAAGGTTCAAGGACACTTTAAGAGTGAGAATTCTATTTATAAGGTGGTTTTGTAAGTTCTCATTCTAAATGCAGAAAGGTCTATTTTTAATTAACCTTTTTTGTacaaatgtaaaaagtaaatttatatttcatggCAAATTTCATAGGCATGAGAGCTTCTTTCAAGAATAAATTCCATGTGCCTAACCTTGTAAATTCAAAAAAGCCAGTCTACCATGaagtttttaatgttaaatattttatccatcaaataATGGATTTGAAACTAAAACCATAAAtttgtaactttttctttttcttcaaggcGCCGGGGATTTAATCCACTCACGTGGGCAAGCACTCTAATATTTGAGCCATAGTCCAAGTTTAACTAGTTTTAAAGTCAAATAAGTATGCGTTTGAGTActctgaaagaatttttaatacaACAGCATTAGTAACTATCTTTATTCTCAAATTGATAAAAGCATTTAACATATTTTACAGTATAAACAAATTAAGTGCTATGCATTTTGCTTATAAAGTGACAAAGTATTTCAAGCATTATACAATTTAATttatacaaaaattttcaaataaagctTTGGTTAGTAGAATTAATCATGTAGTGTCAAATCcattttccaggttttaaaaaaaaatccactaggCACAAGTATTTCTTGTACAATCAGagctttttactgtttttaagtgggggtggggggactacAATAATTCCTTTTAACTTTCAAATCTAGATGAGTCTTTTTTAATTCTCATATATATGTGACTGAAGGGCAAAATACCACTTTTGAAAAGCTTAAgttatatagaaaataatttttatttcattcttagaaGGTCACGTATTTTAAGATTGTTAGCTTCCATTAATTaccaaaatactttctaaaagtCACACTACTGAAGAGAGCCATTTCAAGCATTAATGTTTTATTAGGGGTAAATCACTTCTAATTTCTCTTAGGAAGGTAGTATCTACTACACTATAGTACCCAGAATCAAAATTTATATTGTATCTAAAACAACTAAATACTAAATATAGCCCCAAACTTAGTATTTATATAGACTCTACAATGCATGGAATTACCTTTATTCAtattaaagtaatataaaatactatctaacttaaataatataaaatattagtttaACCAAATTAACAATCACAAAACTGaagatatttttctattaaaattttccaGTTCACTGAGCAATGTTTATTCAAATATAAGATTATGGACTTAAATATATCcactttcatattttctatttatttgcaacTGTACAATGgtgctcctttaaaaaaaaaatctagttataTTAACAATATAATTCCAAAATGGAAAGATGAGTCATCACTAAAGTTCACTGGAGACTAATGATTTTTTCTTGGaaacaatttataaaacactttaaagtctacctttattattattatttcaacttGGCTTTTTAAAAGGTAGATAAGCTTTTCATTTCAATTATAGTAAAATACTTCAAAACTAGTTTAAGCAAACATAGGCAAAACCAAGGAGAACTGGTAGAGCATTCCTTACTTTACATACAGTGCCTCAAATGCCATATACATAGAACATATCACAGAAAAGAACTTTATGTGGTTTAGCAGATTACAGAGGAAACAGATTTATACAAAGCTAAATACTGTCTACcttctattccatttatttcctttcagtttGATCTTGGCTCTGTGTTATCCTTCTATAATAACCACTGTGtgacatttgtttgttttttaagagttCCAATTACTTATACATCTTCTTTGAAAGAGCTTTGTAACATGAGAACATTCAATCAATCTTTTTCATTAGATATGGATATATCCTACATTTTTCTCACAAAATGCTCACTTTCCTGAGCTATATTAAACACCTTACAACAGGTGTATGTATAACTGAAGACCCTAAAATGtcaagtttacatttttttaaaaaaatgcatagagAACATTTCAGAAAACCTATTAGTTCTTGCTTCTTGGGATATTATAATACATaggttttatttccttcagaCTATGAACTGTTTGATCTTTACAAATGGTTATTATTTTCTAATCTGAAATCaggttgttttttcttccttaatttttaagaGATTTGATTGCTAATAGGCTAAAGAAACACATGGATTTTTCTGACCAAAACTGATTTACAGATCTTCTAGTAAACAACCTTTATATACTCATTGAAGAATTCAAATTTCTGTGCCACAAAATAGTAGAATTATATCAGAACTAcagcaaataaatttttattataatacagTTGCTTGAAGTTAAGGTGCTATTCATTATACCCTACATCATGCAGTCCTTACCAAGTGGGCATCATATCGGGAAACCACACCCTACCAAGATGCTTGGACACTTCCCAATGAATCTGCTCCAAACTATACTTTTGGTCAGGAATTAATACTTCTTCCATGATGGATAACTGAGACAGGCGGCCACCACACATCTTCACAAACTCAACAAAGGCACTACATGAGACTTCACATTCTCCTAATCCAATAGCTGACAAATTTTTGCAACGTTCTGCAATACGAATTAACTCTTCATCAAGCGGCCGTAATCCATTAGCACACACTACTAGTTCAACTAGTCTAGGGCATGTCATTCCCACACGGCCAAGCACATCTTTGCTTACTGATCTCCCAAAGTAAAGATGAGTGGCAGGTATTTCATAACGAAAAAATGGGTCAAATTCCTCttcatataaaaaaaatacattactaAGTTCACTTTGGGTGAATGTTTGATGAAAGCATCCCAGCTGCTCTTCTGAATAGTATGAAAATGTGTTTGTCCAGGATTCTCACTGACTACATCAATGCGCAAATGTTCTAATCGAACATGTTTTTCAGAAGACAGAGCAAGCAGTAACTCATCACTTAGCAAGTGGTAATTCAGGGCCAATTCGCGTAAGCCATGACACTGATCAGCCACACAAAGGATaccttggaaggaaaaaaaaaaggtcattattTGCAAGTTTTTGTACAAGTTTATCTGTTCAAGAATTTAATCAAGTACACCACACAACCCACAAAAATTTGCCATATTTCCCTTACCATAAAACCATACAGTTTAAAAAGTTAGTTGAATTATCAGGTGAGTCACATTTAAAATCTAGTACTAACTTTATAAGAACTTCTAAATCATAATCAGGCTTATTGTTATCAActctgaaaaatttaaagataacttatttttaaaacaccataATTAGTTTGCATTTATATTATTAATGCATGTACACTgccatacttttaaaaagtattactaACACTAAATTTACCGGTTGAGAAAAATTACATGATCACTGCAATAGAGGCATTTTTTTGAAACTCAAAACCTACCAAATCCTACAAAGAAATAGGATAAGATATAACCATATGAAACTAACATTTATgtaactgaataaaatatttgcaaagtaaaatTCCACAAAATGATCAACAATTTGTGAATAGTATGTAATAAGCTTATcaaatttctaaggaaaaataTTAAGCTATCCTTAGATAAATTAGTCAAAGATAACCAGATAAACTCCCAATTCAAATGAATGGAAATCCACATTACTTAATGACTTTTGAAGCTCTAACACACCCAGAAAGCAGTTCCTTAAGTAGTTTCCATATTCAGGGCACCATGATATGCCAAAACTATTATCCTAGCAACAGGTAACTTTACCAAAGGTCAATATTTGATCCCCAAAGATGCTCAGTATAAGAATTTTGCCCAAAAGACATACCCTATAATACATGATAACCCACTCAATCCATTTCTTATGCTTAGAAAACAGGGATAAGAACCAAACATATACtttcatctattatttattttacaaatatggaGTAAATATGTTATTCCACAAGCACTagtaaagaaattagaaatctagatatttctattttgaagTTGTGGCAGCTAACTAAAGACAGCGAAACTGGAATACATACATAAGCTAAGTTACTCTTAAGTTCATGCATTTAACTATTGCTTAATAAGTGAAAAGACAGAGGCCATCGATAAGTCAAAATTTAATAGCAGTGGAAGGAGATAAATAGAATCAGAGAAGAGATAAACTCAATTGCTAGAATGAAAGTCACCAGAAGAGAGAGTAGAGGACCTCAATGCTTCACTATTTTCACTATTCAGCCACTGCCGATTTATGTTCTCCATAAGGCATATGTGTACTTTGAAATATACTCTGATCACCCAGATAACCTGAGCTTATTTATCTCTATTCTTTGCAATATCAAAAAGGTTCGATATCAAGGGAAAACAAGTACGTGGAAAATTGCAAAGATAcaagaaagaaatttagagatATCCTCTTAAGAACTACTAAAGCAGTTGTGGCAGCGTAATTCTAAACATGGTCCCCAAGATTCCATATCCTAATCCTTAGCATCTGTGAATGTGATATCATATTCATAATATTGTTATATAGCACAGCTGGCCTTATAGATTATCTGGATACGTCTGATCTAATCACAAGAGCCCCTTTAAAAGCAGTTTACTCTGGCTGACTGCAGGAAAGGAAATCAGAGATTCAAAGCATACAGAGAATTAAACATGTTATTGCTGACTTCAGTATATGCAGGCAGCCTCTAAAAGCAGAGACAGACCCCAAGCAGTCTCCTGTGAACAGCCAGTAAAGAAATGAGATGTCAATCCTACAACCTCAAAAAATGAGTTCAGACAATCTGAGTGAGTGTGATGTTTCCCTAGTGCCTCCAGATTAAGAGCCCACCCTACCCAACACTTTGATTTCAGCCTTTTAATACCCTAAGCAAAGAAGCCACCAGAGCCCTGCATACTACTCTTGCCCTACAGGATCATGGAGCTAATAATTGTGTGTTGGGATAAGTTGCTATTTTTATAGTTGTTAGCTATGCAATAATAGAAAACCAGTTAGAAGTTAaatgtgtttaaatatttaacataacAGAGAgataaaggataaaataaaacaggTAAACTATTATAgctcaatataaaaagaaaaatatcctcattaataaataagaaaaggatCTGAATTGATATTTCTCCAAggagatatacaaatggccaataagcacatgaaaaaataaacatcaaggGACAGCAagaaaatgcatatcaaaaccacaatgaaagaTTACTTCACACCTACTAGCTGGGATggctataatttaaaaacaaaaaagtgttaatgaggatgtgggaaaggaatataaaatggtgcaaaaCAGTGCAACTGCTTTGAAAACTAATCTGTTGATTCTTCAAATGGGTAAAAAGAATAACTATATGATCCAGCATTACAATACAAGGTGTATACACAAGTGAAATTAAACagtatgtccacacaaaaatggAGACATGAAGGTTTTACAGTAGCATTATTCAATACagtcaaaaggtggaaacagCTGGGTGAAGTGGTACACTCCTGTATTCCTAGCAGcctggaagactgaggcaagaggattagtaaggtcagcctcagcaatttagaggcCCTaaaagcaacttactgagaccatgccctcaaaataaaaaataaaaagggctgggatgtggcttagtagttaagtacccctgggttcaattcccagtacccccctcAAAGGGAGAAAACAATCCAAGTATCCaccaacagataaataaatatggtataatatggtatatccatacaaagGAATAGAAGAATATTACACagtaatataaaagaaataaagttccAATTCAAGATTCACCATAAATGAACTTTGAAATGCTAAGTGatacaaaagaccacatattgcaTGATGTCATTTACATGAAATGGTCAGAAAATGtaaatctacagagacaaaataaattagTGGTTGCCCAGACTGAGTGGGATCAAGGTTTTAGGGGGTGACCACTAAGGGACATATGGTTTCTTTTTGgggaataatgaaaatattgtaaaatttaCAGTGGTGATAATACACTACTCATCAATATACTCAGAATCAATAAACTGTACACTTTAGTTGAAATTGTATAGTACTGAATACCAGTTCAATAAAGCTGTGAGGCTGGGTTATTAGTAAGCAGTATTAATTCATACAactcatttggggaaaaaaacatcAAGAAGCGTAAAAAAAAATTGGACCTTTTGACCTAGGACTTccatttcttaagaattttttataaggaaaaattcCATAGAAGCAAACTGCTATGTGCCAAAACAGTAGAAACAACTATCCAACCTTCGAAGAACTATAATAGAAATACTGGCTTATCAACCATGTAAAATAAGTGACTAAAATTTTCATTAGGTCAGCTGATAACTGAGTGTTTTATCTGTCAAGCACTGATGCTAGGACAGTAGAGTTACCAAAGGAACAAGTCATACTTACCTAATAGAAATAGCAAATAATTAAACAAGAATGTACTACTCTGAAGTACCATAACAAGGGAATCAGAGGTGGTTTCCCAGTACAAACATAGTGAGACTGAAAATATGAGAATGAAGGCAGTGAAATGAAGagtggagaaagaaataaaatcatatttcctGTGTGAACACCCAGACATGGAAGAGAACACAAGCTTTCCAAGAATTAAAGGAGCTCAAAACATAGTATGCACATAAGAGAACATCAAAGGATGAAGCCCAATAAAGTAAGGGCCAAAATCATACCAAACTTGTAAGTCTAGGTTAagagttaaaatttttatctaaaaCAAGTTTTGaagtggaggggaaaaaaaaaatcaaatttacatCTTGAACAGATAACTCTGGTTATAGCACAGAAATAAGactataagagagcaaatgctaCAAATTAAGAAATGAAGAGGATACCACTGCAAAGATTCCAGTGGTCTAGATAGAGCTGCTAGAATGGGGATAGAGAAAGGTAGGATTCAAAGGCATATTCCTCGATAActaaagagacagaaagtatGGTAGGAAGGGTCAAAGATGTGTGCCCCTGACAACTAGATGGATACTACAATTTACAGAGATAGCCAAAAGGGCAGAGCAAGAGAAccaaaaaggaggagaaaggaaattcTTTAGTTTTAAGTATCAGGGAGACATTTTTAGCAGTTTTAACACATAGCTCTGGAGTTCCAGAGGCACTGAGAGTATAAGTTATTAACACAGAAATAactgaaatcacagaaaataatGATACTGTCCAAAATTTACAGAGTACAACAAAACAGCGTTCAGTACAGAACACAGTGAAACACCAAAATTTAAGTAATGAAtgaaaaaccagcaaaggaaaatagacacaatcagaaaacaggaaaatctgCAGTATGGTATCAAAGAATTGTCACTAGTGTCAAATACCACCTAGAAATTATAAACAATTATAACAACTGTATGAAAGTGGGAAAAAGTTTCATGTAATGTtcaattaaaagaacagaaacagtccATAATTTCAACTTAGACAAACTGTCCAAATAAGCCAAGTAGAGATAGAATCTATACaaacatgttaaattttaaaCTACCCTCTGTGGttatatttgtcaattaaaaagcaTTACAAATggtctttctcttcccttccttacTGAAAAACTAGTCCAAAATACTATCTGaactgacatgtataactaatgaaaataaatgaacatggaATACAGCAGGATAAAGAGAATAACAAGCTCACAGTTTCTCAGAAACTAGAAACCCAAAGCCTCTTACATAAGTGTGGCAAATGTTACTATGCTTAGAGAGCTATGGAAGAACACACAAgtaggagagaaggagggagatcAAAAGAGGTAACACCTGAGTTGAATTTTGAAGGCTGGACTAGAGTTGGctaggttaagaaaaaaaaatattaattaaaaagtattcCACAGGCTACAGTGTACTGACTGACCACACACAAagataaagacaaaaaagaactGCAGCTCCATAGGACTCAAGTAAAAGCCACATGTGAATGAATAGCAAACAAGATTAAACAGGTGGAGGTCAAAATACAAAGGACCTTGTACACTATGAAGCTATGCAATAGGGACCTTACTCTCATAGTAGGCCCACATAATAGTAAAATGTGATCAAGATCACACAGGAAGTAACTGTTAAAGCTTATTCTTAACTTCTATTTTATGATATTCTCAAAGATAAACCAGAAGTGGCAGAGACAACTAGGAAAATACAAGTAGTACTTCCAGCCATTTCCGTCACCAAAACCCCACTTGTAGGAGATTTCTGAAAATAATCTCCAGCCAAGAGGGAATATgcagctttagttatggcaacaAAATAAGTTTGCAAAATAACACAGCTAAAGATCCAGAGGGATGTCAACAGTGGGGAGGGTTCAGGATGAAGCAGCTGAGGGTATCACATTTATACTTACTTTTCAATACAAAACcatctgaaatttaaataatctCAAACTGAATAATGTAGGAAATTTTATGTAAGAGAAATTGGAAAGAACTTTTCTAACATTATTCACACATTTAATGGGTTCTTTGCTCTAAAATCCAACTTGGGAAAAACATTATCTTACAAAATAAAAGGCAACTGCTTAAGTACAACTCTTCTACCTCTACATagtgaaaagaaaagcaattatgTGGCTGTTCTGACTCAAATTCTACCCTATCAGCTCAACTACAATtagagaaaattctattttatcttaGAAAATACCTCAAGCATATCTCATGTTGTCctatcctctttcctttcttttgtaagatttatttattttctagcaTATACTATACACAAATTGCCACATAAACTGAAGGTTCATGTCTAGGTTACTAATGCTACAGAATTTATGCTACTGTATTAtgacactaaaaatatttttatgctgaAGAAATAGTCCTACCCAACTACAAGTGGGTTAACAGAACTACTAAACTATTAAACATAGTTTTCCTTAATTTGATGAACAAATCAACACATTTAACTAAAATGTATCTGGCAAAAAATACAACATACCGGCTGGAGAGACATGAGGACAGCTGCTCATTTTTAGTAGCTTGAGTGTATCACTATTGTTGGCCACTAGCACTTTGAGGGATGGATCATCTACTGGGGTATCATCTATCTTAAGCGAGGACAGAGATTTGGAGTTTACAAACACAACTGTCAGTGCAGAGATAAAGTGAGACTGAAAAGCAAAAAgattaaaacattgttttaatttttagaaaagacaACTCAGGGGTTTCTTTATAACATCAGACATGATTGATCTCAGTCCTAATAACATATTTCGAAACTGTTAAAGGGGTAAC includes the following:
- the Fbxl3 gene encoding LOW QUALITY PROTEIN: F-box/LRR-repeat protein 3 (The sequence of the model RefSeq protein was modified relative to this genomic sequence to represent the inferred CDS: inserted 1 base in 1 codon) → MKRGGRDSDHNSSEEDSTDKSKKLRTTNEHSQTCDWGNLLQDIILQVFKYLPLLDRAHASQVCRSWNQVFHMPDLWRCFEFELNQPATSYLKATHPELIKQIIKRHSNHLQYVSFKVDSSKESAEAACDILSQLVNCSLKTLGLISTARPSFMDLPKSHFISALTVVFVNSKSLSSLKIDDTPVDDPSLKVLVANNSDTLKLLKMSSCPHVSPAGILCVADQCHGLRELALNYHLLSDELLLALSSEKHVRLEHLRIDVVSENPGQTHFHTIQKSSWDAFIKHSPKVNLVMYFFXYEEEFDPFFRYEIPATHLYFGRSVSKDVLGRVGMTCPRLVELVVCANGLRPLDEELIRIAERCKNLSAIGLGECEVSCSAFVEFVKMCGGRLSQLSIMEEVLIPDQKYSLEQIHWEVSKHLGRVWFPDMMPTW